A region from the Streptomyces sp. NBC_01445 genome encodes:
- a CDS encoding non-ribosomal peptide synthetase, translating to MQTQLSQGAQLSAEQRKLLDQLLDADGIDRVAGKVTRRTGDLSRAPLSFGQERLYFVDKLRPGSPMYVGSGALRLRGALDVEVLRRSIALLVDRHEVLRTGVVEDGDGVEQRIRPAGTVQVELPVRGAASGEVADRVREAAAEGFDLSAPPLLRAVLLEITDAAEPEWVLVLSVHHIAVDGWSLGLLMGEMSELYSALVQGAEPSLAELPLQYADFASWQRGWLEQGIIADQLAYWSDQLSGVEATEVPSDRPRPAERSYVGDTVPLALDGPLTQSLRALTDSGQSTLFMALTAVWASVLGRFADRRDVVVGTPVAGRTRAELESVVGFFVNTLPLRVRIEDGDTFRTLLLRTREVCTQAYAHQDVPFERIVAELQSGRDASGQTAIARHWLALHNTPAPDLTMPGLMSEALPALIGTVRCDLSVQLAPDGQGGLSGRLEYSTELFDRATAKNLASAFETLIASVAAAPDSPLDELDMLAPQAREHIVRDLSGAARGALTGPWVPERFAAQVDAHPDAVAVVEADDGQLTYGQLDVLANRVAHLLTARGVGAEDRVGVLLPGGGALAAAVLGVLKAAAVVLPLDPGYPPARLAQLVEDGAPRLVLSGAGSTDLLPGLDVVDVTGEEVAGHPGHRPPAVATAPDAGAHLLFTSGTSGRPKGVLTTRAGLVNRLMGMERQFSVGAGDRVLCKAPLGFDVAVWELLLPLVTGATVVSSRVGGHRDLEYLRELIDRHGVSVCHFVPSLLEEFANAPAGAHPSLRLLLSGGEELPAPLAERILDRFGHAEFVNQYGPTETVIDVTSGRVSGPVPHRVPIGRPVPGAEVYVLDASMRPQPVGVAGELYVGGVQVARGYVGRAALTAERFGPHPFAHGQRLYATGDRARLLAGGSVEFLGRTDDQVKIRGNRVEPAEVAAVLRAHPQVSGSHVTVQRTGAAPCLTGYVTSDAANAEELTEELREFLRERVPEVMVPAQLFVLRQWPTGAHGKIDVAALPQPSGERPGAQGEFAAPVTDVQVRLAALCTELLEVERIGLTDSFFDLGGHSLLAIRAISRIRKEFGVGLQIGQFFKAPTLAGLAEAIEAKLAAADGKPAGPAPIPRIDRGAQRR from the coding sequence ATGCAGACCCAGCTCTCCCAGGGCGCTCAACTCTCCGCCGAGCAGCGGAAGTTGCTCGATCAGCTGCTGGACGCGGACGGTATCGACCGGGTCGCCGGCAAGGTGACGCGGCGCACCGGTGACCTGTCCCGCGCGCCGCTGTCGTTCGGGCAGGAGCGGCTGTACTTCGTGGACAAGCTGCGTCCGGGTTCACCGATGTACGTCGGTTCCGGGGCGCTCAGGCTGCGCGGTGCGCTCGACGTGGAGGTGCTGCGCCGCTCGATCGCGCTGCTCGTGGACCGGCACGAGGTGCTGCGCACCGGTGTGGTGGAGGACGGCGACGGTGTCGAGCAGCGCATCCGGCCGGCCGGGACGGTCCAGGTAGAGCTGCCGGTCCGGGGTGCCGCGTCCGGCGAGGTGGCCGACCGGGTGCGCGAGGCGGCCGCGGAGGGCTTCGACCTGTCCGCGCCCCCACTGCTGCGGGCCGTGCTCCTGGAGATCACCGACGCGGCGGAGCCGGAGTGGGTGCTCGTCCTGTCCGTGCATCACATCGCCGTCGACGGCTGGTCGCTCGGCCTGCTGATGGGCGAGATGAGCGAGCTGTACTCGGCATTGGTACAGGGCGCCGAGCCTTCTCTTGCCGAACTTCCCCTGCAGTACGCCGATTTCGCCTCCTGGCAGCGCGGCTGGCTGGAGCAGGGCATCATCGCCGATCAACTCGCCTACTGGAGTGACCAGTTGAGCGGAGTAGAGGCGACCGAGGTGCCCAGCGACCGGCCGCGGCCCGCGGAGCGCAGCTACGTGGGTGACACCGTGCCGCTCGCGTTGGACGGGCCGCTGACGCAGTCATTGCGAGCGCTGACCGACAGTGGCCAGTCGACCCTGTTCATGGCGCTGACCGCGGTGTGGGCGAGTGTGCTCGGCCGCTTCGCGGACCGGCGCGACGTGGTGGTGGGCACTCCGGTGGCCGGGCGCACGCGCGCCGAGCTGGAGAGCGTCGTCGGGTTCTTCGTGAACACGCTGCCGCTGCGGGTCCGCATCGAGGACGGCGACACCTTCCGTACGCTGCTGCTCCGCACCCGTGAGGTGTGCACCCAGGCGTACGCCCATCAGGACGTGCCGTTCGAGCGGATCGTGGCGGAGCTGCAGTCGGGGCGCGACGCCTCCGGGCAGACGGCGATCGCCCGGCACTGGCTGGCGCTGCACAACACGCCCGCCCCCGATCTGACGATGCCGGGCCTCATGAGCGAAGCGCTGCCCGCGCTCATCGGCACGGTGCGCTGCGACCTGTCGGTGCAACTGGCGCCGGACGGGCAGGGCGGGCTGAGCGGCCGCCTCGAGTACTCCACGGAACTGTTCGACCGGGCCACGGCGAAAAACCTGGCATCGGCTTTCGAGACGCTCATCGCCTCGGTGGCGGCCGCACCGGACAGCCCGCTGGACGAGCTGGACATGCTGGCCCCGCAGGCGCGCGAACACATCGTGCGCGACCTGTCGGGCGCTGCCCGAGGTGCCCTCACCGGCCCCTGGGTGCCGGAGCGGTTCGCCGCGCAGGTCGACGCCCACCCCGACGCGGTGGCGGTGGTCGAGGCCGACGACGGGCAGCTGACGTACGGCCAACTCGACGTGCTCGCCAACCGGGTCGCGCACCTGCTGACGGCGCGCGGTGTCGGCGCCGAGGACCGGGTGGGTGTGCTGCTCCCGGGGGGCGGCGCGCTCGCGGCCGCCGTGCTCGGCGTGCTGAAGGCGGCGGCGGTGGTGCTGCCGCTCGACCCCGGCTATCCGCCCGCCCGTCTCGCCCAGCTGGTCGAGGACGGAGCGCCCCGACTGGTGCTTTCCGGTGCCGGGTCGACGGATCTGCTGCCCGGCCTGGACGTCGTGGACGTCACGGGCGAAGAGGTCGCGGGCCACCCCGGGCACCGCCCGCCGGCCGTCGCGACGGCCCCGGACGCCGGTGCGCATCTGCTGTTCACGTCCGGCACGTCGGGCCGCCCCAAGGGCGTGCTCACCACCCGTGCCGGCCTGGTCAATCGCCTCATGGGCATGGAGCGGCAGTTCTCCGTGGGTGCGGGTGACCGGGTGCTGTGCAAGGCGCCGCTGGGCTTCGACGTCGCGGTGTGGGAGCTGCTGCTGCCGCTCGTCACCGGCGCCACCGTGGTGTCGAGCCGAGTGGGCGGCCACCGCGACCTGGAGTATCTGCGCGAGCTGATCGACCGCCACGGGGTGAGTGTCTGCCACTTCGTGCCGTCCTTGCTCGAGGAGTTCGCGAACGCCCCGGCCGGTGCGCATCCCTCGCTGCGCCTGCTGCTCAGCGGCGGCGAGGAACTGCCGGCCCCGCTCGCGGAAAGGATCCTCGACCGGTTCGGGCACGCCGAGTTCGTCAACCAGTACGGACCGACCGAGACCGTCATCGACGTCACCTCCGGGCGGGTCTCGGGGCCCGTCCCGCACCGGGTGCCGATCGGCCGGCCGGTGCCCGGTGCCGAGGTGTATGTCCTCGACGCGTCGATGCGGCCCCAACCCGTGGGCGTCGCAGGCGAGTTGTACGTCGGCGGGGTGCAGGTGGCCCGCGGCTACGTGGGCCGTGCCGCGCTGACCGCCGAGCGGTTCGGGCCGCATCCGTTCGCGCACGGGCAGCGCCTGTACGCAACCGGGGACCGGGCGCGCCTCCTTGCGGGCGGCTCGGTGGAGTTCCTCGGCCGGACCGACGACCAGGTCAAGATCCGGGGCAACCGGGTCGAGCCAGCGGAGGTCGCGGCGGTGCTGCGCGCCCACCCGCAGGTGTCGGGCAGCCACGTCACCGTGCAGCGCACCGGCGCGGCACCGTGTCTGACCGGGTACGTGACGTCGGACGCCGCGAACGCGGAGGAACTGACGGAGGAGCTGCGTGAGTTCCTGCGCGAGCGGGTGCCCGAGGTGATGGTCCCGGCGCAGCTCTTCGTGCTGAGGCAGTGGCCGACCGGTGCGCACGGCAAGATCGACGTGGCGGCGCTTCCGCAGCCCTCGGGCGAACGTCCGGGCGCGCAGGGAGAGTTCGCGGCGCCGGTCACTGATGTGCAGGTCCGCCTCGCCGCGCTGTGCACGGAGCTGCTCGAGGTGGAGCGGATCGGTCTGACGGACTCGTTCTTCGACCTGGGCGGGCACTCACTGCTCGCGATCCGGGCGATCTCCCGCATCCGCAAGGAGTTCGGGGTGGGGCTGCAGATCGGCCAGTTCTTCAAGGCGCC
- a CDS encoding MbtH family protein has product MSDRDSADIAYAVVVNDEQQYSIWRADAELPPGWSAEGTTGTREVCLARIDEVWTDMRPLSLRRAMAQAGRS; this is encoded by the coding sequence ATGAGCGATCGGGACAGTGCCGACATCGCGTACGCGGTGGTCGTCAACGACGAGCAGCAGTACTCGATCTGGCGCGCCGACGCCGAGTTGCCGCCCGGATGGAGTGCCGAAGGCACCACAGGCACGCGCGAGGTGTGCCTGGCCCGGATCGACGAGGTGTGGACGGACATGCGGCCGCTGAGCCTGCGGCGCGCGATGGCGCAGGCGGGCCGCAGCTGA